TCGAGGCTGGTGAAGCGTCCGCCGGCCTCACGGACCAGCAGGTCCAGCGGCGCGAGATCCCACAGCGACACCTCGGGTTCGGCCGCGATCTCGAGCGTGCCCTCGGCGAGTAGGCAGTAGGAGAAGAAGTCGCCGTAGCCGCGGATGCGCCACACGTCGTCGGTGAGGTCGACGAACTGCTCCCGGATGCCGCGGTCCTTCCAGCCGGACAGCGACGAGAACGCCAGGCTCGACGACGCCAGCTCGCCCACCCCGGACACCGACAGCCGGCGCGGGTCACCGCCGTCGTACGACGCCCACGCGCCCTCACCCGCGGCCGCCCACCAGCGCCGGTTGAGCGCCGGAGCACTCACCACGCCCACGACCGGCACGCCGTCCTCGAGCAGCGCGATCAGGCTGGCCCACACCGGGACGCCGCGGACGAAGTTCTTGGTGCCGTCGATCGGGTCGATCACCCACTGGCGGCCCTCGAACTTCGCGTCGCCGCCGAACTCCTCGCCTAGGACGGCATCCGCGGGACGCTCCGCGGCCAGCGTCGCGCGCACAGCCCGCTCCACCGCGAGATCCGCGTCCGACACGGGGGTGAGGTCGGGCTTGGAGTCGACCTTCAGGTCCAGCGCTCCGAACCGGGCGCGGGTGATGGCGTCGGCCTCGTCGGCGATGCGGCGGGCGAGGGTCAGATCGGCGGTGCGTGAGGTCACGACCGCACAGCCTACCGGCGCCTGCGTGCCGTCGCCGACCGTGAGCCCACCCCCGCGTCGGCGGTGGGGCGGGAAGCCCGCGTAGGCGGATCTGGATGCGGAATCAGCCATGTATGACGAATGCGAACCGTTGATTGCCGAATATTGGCGGATATGTCACTCTTGTTCGCGAATCGTGGCGGAAGCCACAATCCGCGTCGAAGGGACGGTCACATGTCGCTCAGCTCCACCGCACGGGGCGTGATTCAGGACATCGAGCGGCTCGAGGGGGCCTACGTCGGCGGGCAGCTCGTGTCGTTCGACGGCGTCGAACACATCCCGGTCATCTCGCCTCGGGACGGCCGCCCGATCGGGGTCCTGCATGCGGCTGACGAGACTCAGGTGGATCTTGCGGTCCACGTCGCCCGAACGGCCTTCCGCATGTCGGGCTGGGCCACCGCACCGGCGCGCGATCGCGGCGATGTCCTGAAGAAGTGGGCGCTGCTCATCGGTGAGAACGCCCAGGAGCTGGCCACCATGATTTCGCTCGAGATGGGCAAGCCGGTGTCCCAGGCGCTGGGCGTCGAGCTCGCGGCGGTCGAGAAGTGCATCAGGTGGTACGGCGAGCTCGCGGACAAGGTGTCCGACAAGCTGATTGCGCACGAGCAGTCGGTACTGGCGTACTCGGTCGAGGCCCCGGCGGGTGTGGTGGCGGCCGTGGTGCCGTGGAACTTCCCCCTCACCATGACGGCCTGGAAGCTTGCTCCCGCGCTTCTCGCCGGCAACTCGGTGGTGGTGAAACCGTCCGAGCAGACCCCCTTCTCGGCGCTCCGTCTGGCGGAGCTGGCGGGCGAGGCGGGCCTGCCGGCCGGAGTGCTGAACGTCGTGAACGGCCTGGGCAGGGTCGCCGGGCAGGCGCTGGGCCGACACCCCGACGTCGATGTCCTGACGTTCACCGGCTCGCCCGTCACCGGCCGCGCCTTCCTGAAGTACAGCGCGGAATCGAACGGCAAGCGGGTGTGGCCGGAGCTCGGCGGGAAGTCCGCGACGATCGCCCTGCCCGACGCCGACATCCAGGCCGCGGCAGCCAGCGCCGCAGAGAACGCCTTCTTCAACCAGGGGCAGATGTGCAGTGCGTCGTCCCGGCTGATCGTGTTCGAGGAGAACGCCGACGAGGCGGTGGCCGCGGCCTGCGAGGTCGCGGCGGCACTGCAGCCCGCGGATCCGCTCGACGCGGGCACCGCGTTCGGTGCCGTCGTCAGCGCGGCCGCCGTCACCGGGATCGAGGCGAAGGTTGCGGACGCGCTCGAACAGGGAGCCGCGCTCGTCGCCGGCAGTCCGCGGCGCACCGTCGTCGACGGTCTCGAGGGCGGCTCGTACTTCGCTCCCGTCGTTCTCGATCACGTCGACCCGGGCTCTCGGATCGCACGGGAGGAGGTATTCGGGCCGGTCCTGTCGATCATCCGGGTCGGCAGCGAGGCGGAGGCGATCCGCGTCGCCAACGACACCCGCTACGGGCTCGCCGCGTCGGTCTGGGGGCGCGACGTCTCCGCGATCCACCGGGTGACGCGGGCCGTGAAGGCCGGGGTCATCTGGGTGAACTGCTACGAGGAGGGCGACATGCGTCTGCCGTTCGGTGGCGTGAAGGAGAGCGGCTTCGGACGCGACAAGGGCGCCGACGCACTGCACAAGTACACCGACACCACCGCGGTCTGGATGAAGCTCGATGCCTGACCGTCCGCTGATCGCCCTCACCACGTGGCGGCGTGATCTGCCCACCTACCTCGGCGAGCGCACGGACCTGTTCACCGTGGGCACCGAGTACGTCCGATTCTTCTCCGCCCGCGGTCTCTCCGTGATCCTCGTCCCGGAATGCACCGGCGACGAGGCGACGGCACTGCTCTCGCATGTCAGCGGGTTGGTCCTGTCCGGCGGAGAAGACGTGGGTGAGTGGATCGCCCGCGGCGAGAACACGGACGCCCCGCCCGACGCCACCACCCGCGACGTCACCGAGCGGGCGCTCGTCGTGGCCGCACGGGAGATGGGACTGCCCGTCTTCGGCATCTGCCGGGGCATGCAACTGCTCGCGGCCCTCCACGGCAGCCGGGTGGTGGACCTACCGGCGACCCGGGAACTGCATACGTACGGACTCGAACCCGATGCGCAACTCGGCTACCGGCACGAGATCGAACTCGCGGCGTCCCCCGCAGGCACCCGGGTGGCGTCGAGGATCATCGTCAATTCGATTCACCAGCAGGCGATCTCGCACTGTCCCGAAGGGTTCTCGGTGACGGCGAGCGCGGCCGACGGGACGATCGAAGCGATCGAGTCGACCACCGACTGGTACGCCGCGGGTGTGCAGTGGCATCCCGAGAAGATGTGCGGCGCCGACGAACTCGCCGAGCAGGAACGATTCGTCGCCCCGTTCCTGGGCGCCGTCGAGAGATACCGACAAACCCCCTGATCATGCACGACCGAACAGTGCAGTCAAGAGAGAGAGAAACCCAGTGACCGACCAGAAGCTCTTCTTCGAGTACGAGAACGGCCCCATCGCCGTGGCGACCATGCACCTCGATCTGGCACCGAAGACGTGCGAGGCGTTGTGGAACGCACTGGCGAAGCCGGTGACCGTCGACGCGATGCACGCGATGTACGCCGGGCCGGAGGTGATGACCGGTCTCCCCGAGGAGGCGCAGAACTTCGATCCCGAGGCCGTCCCGTTCGAGAACCAGCAGGTCATCCCCGGCGTCGGTGACGTGCTCTGGTACTACCAGCGTCCGATGCAGATGGGCGGCCTGCCGTTCGAGTGGTACGAGGTCGGCGTGTGTTACGCCCCCGGCGTGCGCACGTTCGGCCCGCTGGGCTGGACCCCGGTCAACGTGTTCGCCACCGTCACCGAGGGGCTCGCCGACTTCGCCAAGGCCTCCGCCGACATCCGCATCACCGGCATCAAGAAGCTCACCATCGGCCGCGTCGTGTAGCGCAGTCGCACCACGAAATGGGGACCCTGCCCGCCGACGTTGCCGGCGGGCAGGGTCCCCATTCGTGTGCGTGGACCTCGCCGGCGCCCCGCGCCGACGTCGGGGGGGGTAGCGCATGCAGAAGCGCCGCACCACATGTCGTGTGGTGCGGCGCCGAGGTGCCTGGTGAGCGGTGGGCGGTCAGGCCACGACGTCGTCGACGTACAACGGGCCGCGTCGAACCGCCTTGAGGACGACCCGCGATTCTGCGATCTCCACGGTCGGCAGGGAGCCGATGACGCCGTTCTGGAAGTCGAACAGCGCTTCCTCGTCCAGGAACAGGCCGTCGACCAGCAGGCCGGCGTGCCCGGTGAGTGCCGCGCAGTAGCGGACGGACGGGTCTGTCGCCAGGGAGTTTCCGATGCTCTCGATATCGCCGTTCCGGATGTGCAGCCACAGCATGGCCTCGACCTTGTAGCCGAAGAACACCGGCGCCACCTCGGTCCGGACCCGGAGCACGCCGACACCGAACAGTGTGTCGAGCCGGCGGCGCACGGTCTGCGCGTTGATGCCGGCCTCCTGGGCGAGCACCGATATGGTTGCTCGCCCGTCGTGGCTCAGCTGGTCGATCAGGTTCTGGTCCACGGAATCGAGAACCACCGGCGTGGAACTGGTCGACGGCGCGTGCCACGGCGCGGATGCGCGGAGGGCGTCGACCTGTTCGGCGGGGAGCACCCCCGCGTGCCAGTCGAGACCCATGCGGTACGACCGCAGGACGGTACTCACCTCGAACGACCGCACGCCGGGAATCGCCGGAAGTGTCTGCAGCAACAGCATCTGGTGCGCCTCGGCGTTCTCCACGAGAACGAGGGCGACGATGTCGCCGGATCCCTCGAGGATCGACACGGACGAAGCGCCCGGAAGTGCGGCCACACCTCGGGCCACCTGGGCCACCTGGTCGATCTCGGTCCCGAGGCGGATCAGCACGCCGCGCGCGTGGAGCAGCTTGTTCGCGTCGACGAACGTGGACACGCGCACGCATCCCGTGTCGATCAGGTGCTGGCCGCGGCGCATCACCGTCCGAGACGGGAGATCGATGACACGGCTGATCGCCTCCCACGAGGCGCGCCCGTTGACCTGGAGTGCGCTCGCGATGAGCCGATCGGTGTCGTCCGTGTCATTGCCTTTCTGACTCATCGTCTACAGCCTTCGCGTGAGAATGTGTGTGCGGGAAGAGAATTACAGATTGTAACTGCATGGTCGTCGCTACTTCGGGAGGATCCGGCTGTGCGCGCTGCGCCACGACAACGTCACCTCGCTGTCCGGGTACGCGATCGTGGAGGTCGGGGCGACGACCCGAAGCTCCTGCCCCGCCGCGTCCAGGACGAGCAGCAACTCGCTGCCCCGGAACACCCGCGACCTGACCACCGCGGTCAGGCGAGCGTCGCAACCCTCCGGTGCGTCCACCCGGATGTCTTCCTGTCGAATCATGAGCAGCGCTTCGCCACCGAAGTCCTCCGGGGACGGCACGGTCGCAGCGCCCACCGAAGCCCGACTGCCGGAGACGCCGGTGACGGCGAGTAGGTTCGCCGCCCCCAGGAAGTCCGCCGCGAAACGCGTGTCCGGGTTCCCGTACAGGTCCTCGGGGGTGCCGGCCTGTTCGACGACACCGCCGTGCATCAACACGACCTGGTCCGACATGCTGAGCGCCTCGTCCTGGTCGTGCGTGACGAAGACGGTGGTCACGCCCAGACTCCGTTGCAGTGACACCAGCTCCACCTGCATGTCCTCCCGAAGGCGGGCATCCAGATTCGACAGCGGCTCGTCGAGCAGGATGAGTCGGGGACCGCCGACGATCGCGCGTGCCAGCGCCACACGCTGTTGCTGGCCGCCGGACAGTTGCCGCGGCATGCGCGACGCCAGATGATCCATCTGGACCTGCTCGAGCGCCCGCACCGCGAGGTCCCGCTGAGCGGCACGGTTTCCGTACGTCTTGCCGCGCATCCGCAGGGGGAAGCGGACGTTCTCGAGCACACTCATATGCGGAAGGAGCGCGTAGCTCTGGAACATCATGCTCAGCTTGCGATGTTCCGGCGCGAGGTTCGTGACGTCCTCGCCGCCCACCGAGATCGTTCCCGAGTCGACGGTTTCGAGGCCGGCGATGCACCGCAGCAGTGTCGACTTGCCGCAACCGCTGGACCCGAGCAGCGATACGAAGCTGCCCGACTTCGCGTGGATGTCGACGCCCTTGAGCACCTGCACATCCCCGAATGTCTTGTGCACGGCGGCGATGGTGAGATCGGCCATTAGCTGAAGACCTTTCCGAGACCGACGATCTTCTCGATCGCCAGGATTGCTATCGCAGTGAGTGCCATCGACAGCGTCGAGACGGCCGCGACCGTCGGTGAGGCGCTGAACTCGAGCTGCCCGTAGATGGCGAGGGGGAGGGTTTGCAGCTGCGGGGTGCGCAGGAACAGGGCGATGACCGCGTCGTCGAAGGAGACGATGAACGCCAGGAAGCCGCCGGCGATGATTCCGGGGCGACACATCGGCAGCAGTACGTGCCAATAACGTTGCCACCAGCTCGCTCCCATCACCCGGACGGCCTCTTCGGTGAAGACGTCCGACCGGGCGATCACGCCGAGAACGGTTCGGACCACGTACGGGACTGTGATGACGATGTGCGCGAGCATCAGGATCCACGGGGAGGACCCACCCAGCAGTTGGGACACCGTCTGGAGGATGCCGATCGCGAAGATGATGCTCGGCATGGTCAAGGGGGAGAGCGCGAACGATTGCAGCGCCCCCGACCCGGGAACCTTGTGCCGTGCGATGCCGATGGCGAACAGCGTCCCGATCGCCGCCGAACCCACTGCCGTGATCAGTGCGATCTGAAGGCTGAACAGGAACGGATACGTATAGGTGGTGTCGGCCAGCGCATCAGCGAACCACTCGAAGCTGAGGCCTTCGGGTGGGAAGGCGAGGAACTGGTCGGCGTTGAACGCGGCTCCCACCACCACCGCGAGCGGTGCCAGCATGAACAGCGCGATCAGGACGAGGAACACCTTGCCGGCGATCCTCAGCGGAAGCGGAGTCGATCGGACCACTATTTCATCCTCGCGTTCGCAATTCGATTGGTCGCCGCGATCGTGATCACGACGACGGCCAGGATCAGCACCGCCTGCGTCGCGGCGAAGGGGATGTCGTTGCTGACCGTCGCGTCGTGGTAGATGAACCCGGCGATGACCGGAAGCTGAGCTCCGCCAATGAGGTTCGGGGTGATGAAGGAGCTGATCGACAGCGCGAAACACAGCGTGGCGCCGGAAACGATGCCCGGCAGCGCCAGCGGAAGCACGACGTGCCGGAAGGTGCCGAGGAAGCTCGCTCCCATGGTCCGTGACGCCTCCCGCAGCCGCCCGTCGATCCCGTTGATGACACCGAGAACGGAGAGGACGGCGAACGGCACCAGGACCTGAACCATCGCGATGTTGACGCCGAGTTCGGTCCCCAGCAGGCCCTGACGTGCCTGGCTCAGATCCAGGAAGCCCGGAATCTTGGCGAGCGGGCCGGACGGACCCATGAGGATGACCCAGCCGAACGTGCGGATGACGACGCTGGTCATCAGCGGGAGGATCGTCGCGATCATCATGAACGCACGAGCCTTCGCGGACAGCCCGGCCATGATGTACGCGAGCGGAACGGCGATCACGATCGAAGCGATCGTCTGGATGAACGCCATCCGCAGCGACCGCTCCGACGCGCCGAGAGAGACCGACGATCCGAAGAACCTGGCGAAGTTGTCGAGCGTGAACCCCGAGGAGTCCGTGGTGAAGCTCGCCAGAAGTGTTCTGGCAACCGGGATCACGAATGCGATCAGAAGCAGTGCAATCAGCGGCAGTACCAGCAGCCAGGGTTCTACGGAGCGCCTCTTCATCGCGTGATCTGTTCCTGCCACTGCTTCTGCCACGCCGCGGCGTTACCCGTGATCTGCTCCGGATCGAAGCGGACCAGCTTCTCCAGCGTCGGGCCGGCGAGGATCTTGGACTGCATGTCGGCGGGAACGACCGCCTTCGTGTTCACGGGCGAGTACGCCATTCCGGTGACGAACTTCTCCTGGGCTCCGGCGCTGAGTGCGTAGTCGATGAACTTCGTCGCGAGCTCGGTGTTGGACCGTCCGGCAACGAGATTGGCCGTGATGAACGATCCGGTCGTCCCCTCCTTGGGGATCGCGAAGCCGACGGGCTGCCCCGCCTTGCGCAGTGTCTCCGCATAGTCCTGCGAGTAGGGGGCCATCCAGATGTCGCGTGCCGCGAACGCCTGCTGCAGGTCGGAGGACGTCTTGGTGATGATGGCGTCACCGGCGCGGGTCGACTGGCCGATCGCGTCGATTCCGGGGGTGACGTTGTCGATCGTCCCGCCGCGGGCCTGGTTGATCATCAGCATGCCGAGGGTGCCGTAGCTGTTCGACAGATCGGTGAACGCGACGTGCTGGCGGTAGTCGGGATTGAACGGGTCGTTCCACGACGTGGGTTCACTCACCTTGTCGGTGCGGTAGAGGAGCCCCATCGGCGTGATCTGGACGACGGGCCCGCGACCGCCGGCCAGCCCGGCGGTCGCCTGGCTGATCAGGTCGGGGGCGTTGGTGAGCGCGGCCGGGTCGATCGGAGCGAGGAGCCCGTCCTTCGCGGCCACCGTCTCCTGGCCACCGGAGAAGAAGACGACGTCCATCTGGGGGCTGGACTTCTGGGCCTGGAGCTGGGCGAGCGCGTCGGAGCTGTACAGCGTCACCTGCTTGACCGTGACGTTGTTCTCCTTCTCGAACGGCTTCACCACGGCATCGGTGAAGTTCTTCTGCCACTCCCCACCGAACGTCGTGACGACGAGCTCGGTGCCGGAAGCCGTCCCGGGCGAGCATGCGGACAAGGATGCGGCGGCGCCCACGGCGAGGGCGATTGCGGTGAGTGCAAGGCGACGTTTCATCTGACTTCCTGGATGTGGGTTGGGCGCCGGACGAATCGGCGCGGCCGACGTGCGGCTCTGCGGGCATGTGACCCGCGCCACGATGCGGTGTGAGTGTTGCATATTCGCCAGATTGCCGCAATAGAGTGGAGAATCCAGACAATCGTATTGCTGATTGTCATCTACATTCGCCTTCAAGCGGGCCTGGCGTGAGCGCGGACAGTCCCGGCTCTTCGGCGCTTTCGGGACTGTGTCGGTGGGGGTTCCGGTGTGATCCTGGTCGCAGCGAGGGCATCTCGACCGACCCGGTAGCCTGGAGAACTGTGCATCCTGATGTTTCCGCTGACCTCGCCGAGCTCGACACCACTCTGACCACGGTCGAGAAGGTCCTCGATATCGAGGAGCTGCGACGCCGCATCGATGAACTCGAGCACCAGGCGTCCGATCCCGATCTGTGGAACGACCAGGAGCACGCGCAGAAGGTGACGAGCCAGCTGTCCCACGCGCAGGCTGAACTGCGCCGTGTCGAAGAGCTGCGCTCGCGGCTCGACGACATGACGGTTCTGTACGAGCTCGCCGAGGAGGAGGGCCCGGACGCGGTCGCCGACGTCCACACCGAGCGGGCGGCCCTGCGCACCGACATCGAGGCGATGGAAGTCAAGACGATGCTCTCGGGCGAGTACGACGCGCGCGACGCGCTCGTCAACATCCGTGCCGGCGCCGGTGGCGTCGACGCCGCGGACTGGGCCGAGATGCTCATGCGCATGTACATCCGCTGGGCCGAGAAGCGCGGCTACGGCGTCGAGGTCTACGACACCTCGTACGCGGAAGAGGCCGGCATCAAGAGCGCCACCTTCGCGGTCAAGGCCCCCTACAGCTACGGCACCCTGTCGATCGAGATGGGCACGCACCGGCTGGTGCGCATCAGCCCGTTCGACAACCAGGGCCGCCGCCAGACCTCGTTCGCCGAGGTCGAGGTCCTGCCGGTCGTCGAGACCACCGACCACATCGACATCGACGAGAACGACGTCCGCGTCGACGTCTACCGCTCGTCCGGCCCGGGCGGACAGTCCGTGAACACGACGGACTCGGCGGTGCGCCTGACGCACATCCCCACCGGCATCGTCGTCACCTGCCAGAACGAGAAGTCGCAGCTGCAGAACAAGGTGTCCGCGATGCGCGTCCTGCAGGCCAAGCTGCTCGAACGCAAGCGTCAGGAGGAGCGCGCCGAGATGGACGCGCTCAAGGGCGACGGCGGCAGCTCGTGGGGCAACCAGATGCGCTCGTACGTGCTGCACCCCTACCAGATGGTCAAGGACCTGCGCACCGACTACGAGGTCAACAACCCGTCGGCGGTGCTCGACGGTGAGCTCGACGGATTCATCGAGGCCGGCATCCGCTGGCGGATGAGCGAAGCGCAGGAAGCCCAAGCCTAGGCCGTATGCAGACCACCGATCTCGCCCTGTCCCTCGCCCCGCTCGACCGACTGCAGAACTGGCTGGAGACCACCGGACTCCCGATCGCGCTGACGGTCCTCGGTGCGCTGATCCTCGCCCGCTTCGTCAGCTGGGGAGGCGGCCGCATCACCCAGCGCATCGACGACACCTACCAGCAGGGCGACGCACTCGTCCGCTCCGAGGCGACCAAGCACCGGCACTCGGTTGCGCAGGTCGTCACGTGGGTGGTCATCACGATGATCTACGTGATCGCCAGTGTGCAGGTGCTCGCACAGTTGGACATGCCGATCGGCAGTCTCGTCGCCCCGGCGACCGTACTCGGTGCGGCGCTCGGTTTCGGTGCGCAGCGCGTCGTGCAGGACATCCTCGCGGGGTTCTTCATCATCACCGAACGGCAGTACGGGTTCGGTGACACCGTCCAGATCGCGGTGACCGGCTCGTCCAAGGACGCCGAAGGCGTCATCGAGGACGTCACGCTGCGTGTGACCCGGATGCGGAACGCGGACGGCGAGGTCATCACGGTCCCGAACGGCCAGATCGTCAAGGCCGTCAACCTGTCGAAGGACTGGGCGCGGGCCGTCGTGGACGTGCCGATCCCGGCGAGTGCGGACATCAACCACGTCAACGACATCCTGCACCGGGTCGGTGTCGACGCCTACGAGGACAAGACGCTGCGTCCGCTCCTGCTCGACACCCCGACCGTGATGGGCGTCGAGAGCCTCGAGATGGACCAGGTGAGCGTCCGCTTGGTCGCACGGACGTTGCCGGGCAAGCAGTTCCAGGTGGGCCGCGCGCTGCGGGTCCGCGTCGTGACGGCCCTGCGTCGCGCGGGCATCACGGTGTCGGCGGAACTCGAGAATGACGCGGTGGAAGAAGGCGC
This genomic stretch from Prescottella soli harbors:
- a CDS encoding ABC transporter permease, coding for MVRSTPLPLRIAGKVFLVLIALFMLAPLAVVVGAAFNADQFLAFPPEGLSFEWFADALADTTYTYPFLFSLQIALITAVGSAAIGTLFAIGIARHKVPGSGALQSFALSPLTMPSIIFAIGILQTVSQLLGGSSPWILMLAHIVITVPYVVRTVLGVIARSDVFTEEAVRVMGASWWQRYWHVLLPMCRPGIIAGGFLAFIVSFDDAVIALFLRTPQLQTLPLAIYGQLEFSASPTVAAVSTLSMALTAIAILAIEKIVGLGKVFS
- a CDS encoding gamma-glutamyl-gamma-aminobutyrate hydrolase family protein, producing MPDRPLIALTTWRRDLPTYLGERTDLFTVGTEYVRFFSARGLSVILVPECTGDEATALLSHVSGLVLSGGEDVGEWIARGENTDAPPDATTRDVTERALVVAAREMGLPVFGICRGMQLLAALHGSRVVDLPATRELHTYGLEPDAQLGYRHEIELAASPAGTRVASRIIVNSIHQQAISHCPEGFSVTASAADGTIEAIESTTDWYAAGVQWHPEKMCGADELAEQERFVAPFLGAVERYRQTP
- a CDS encoding ABC transporter ATP-binding protein translates to MADLTIAAVHKTFGDVQVLKGVDIHAKSGSFVSLLGSSGCGKSTLLRCIAGLETVDSGTISVGGEDVTNLAPEHRKLSMMFQSYALLPHMSVLENVRFPLRMRGKTYGNRAAQRDLAVRALEQVQMDHLASRMPRQLSGGQQQRVALARAIVGGPRLILLDEPLSNLDARLREDMQVELVSLQRSLGVTTVFVTHDQDEALSMSDQVVLMHGGVVEQAGTPEDLYGNPDTRFAADFLGAANLLAVTGVSGSRASVGAATVPSPEDFGGEALLMIRQEDIRVDAPEGCDARLTAVVRSRVFRGSELLLVLDAAGQELRVVAPTSTIAYPDSEVTLSWRSAHSRILPK
- a CDS encoding mechanosensitive ion channel family protein; this translates as MQTTDLALSLAPLDRLQNWLETTGLPIALTVLGALILARFVSWGGGRITQRIDDTYQQGDALVRSEATKHRHSVAQVVTWVVITMIYVIASVQVLAQLDMPIGSLVAPATVLGAALGFGAQRVVQDILAGFFIITERQYGFGDTVQIAVTGSSKDAEGVIEDVTLRVTRMRNADGEVITVPNGQIVKAVNLSKDWARAVVDVPIPASADINHVNDILHRVGVDAYEDKTLRPLLLDTPTVMGVESLEMDQVSVRLVARTLPGKQFQVGRALRVRVVTALRRAGITVSAELENDAVEEGAE
- the prfB gene encoding peptide chain release factor 2, yielding MHPDVSADLAELDTTLTTVEKVLDIEELRRRIDELEHQASDPDLWNDQEHAQKVTSQLSHAQAELRRVEELRSRLDDMTVLYELAEEEGPDAVADVHTERAALRTDIEAMEVKTMLSGEYDARDALVNIRAGAGGVDAADWAEMLMRMYIRWAEKRGYGVEVYDTSYAEEAGIKSATFAVKAPYSYGTLSIEMGTHRLVRISPFDNQGRRQTSFAEVEVLPVVETTDHIDIDENDVRVDVYRSSGPGGQSVNTTDSAVRLTHIPTGIVVTCQNEKSQLQNKVSAMRVLQAKLLERKRQEERAEMDALKGDGGSSWGNQMRSYVLHPYQMVKDLRTDYEVNNPSAVLDGELDGFIEAGIRWRMSEAQEAQA
- a CDS encoding Lrp/AsnC family transcriptional regulator, with amino-acid sequence MSQKGNDTDDTDRLIASALQVNGRASWEAISRVIDLPSRTVMRRGQHLIDTGCVRVSTFVDANKLLHARGVLIRLGTEIDQVAQVARGVAALPGASSVSILEGSGDIVALVLVENAEAHQMLLLQTLPAIPGVRSFEVSTVLRSYRMGLDWHAGVLPAEQVDALRASAPWHAPSTSSTPVVLDSVDQNLIDQLSHDGRATISVLAQEAGINAQTVRRRLDTLFGVGVLRVRTEVAPVFFGYKVEAMLWLHIRNGDIESIGNSLATDPSVRYCAALTGHAGLLVDGLFLDEEALFDFQNGVIGSLPTVEIAESRVVLKAVRRGPLYVDDVVA
- a CDS encoding ABC transporter substrate-binding protein, with protein sequence MKRRLALTAIALAVGAAASLSACSPGTASGTELVVTTFGGEWQKNFTDAVVKPFEKENNVTVKQVTLYSSDALAQLQAQKSSPQMDVVFFSGGQETVAAKDGLLAPIDPAALTNAPDLISQATAGLAGGRGPVVQITPMGLLYRTDKVSEPTSWNDPFNPDYRQHVAFTDLSNSYGTLGMLMINQARGGTIDNVTPGIDAIGQSTRAGDAIITKTSSDLQQAFAARDIWMAPYSQDYAETLRKAGQPVGFAIPKEGTTGSFITANLVAGRSNTELATKFIDYALSAGAQEKFVTGMAYSPVNTKAVVPADMQSKILAGPTLEKLVRFDPEQITGNAAAWQKQWQEQITR
- a CDS encoding aldehyde dehydrogenase family protein, with translation MSLSSTARGVIQDIERLEGAYVGGQLVSFDGVEHIPVISPRDGRPIGVLHAADETQVDLAVHVARTAFRMSGWATAPARDRGDVLKKWALLIGENAQELATMISLEMGKPVSQALGVELAAVEKCIRWYGELADKVSDKLIAHEQSVLAYSVEAPAGVVAAVVPWNFPLTMTAWKLAPALLAGNSVVVKPSEQTPFSALRLAELAGEAGLPAGVLNVVNGLGRVAGQALGRHPDVDVLTFTGSPVTGRAFLKYSAESNGKRVWPELGGKSATIALPDADIQAAAASAAENAFFNQGQMCSASSRLIVFEENADEAVAAACEVAAALQPADPLDAGTAFGAVVSAAAVTGIEAKVADALEQGAALVAGSPRRTVVDGLEGGSYFAPVVLDHVDPGSRIAREEVFGPVLSIIRVGSEAEAIRVANDTRYGLAASVWGRDVSAIHRVTRAVKAGVIWVNCYEEGDMRLPFGGVKESGFGRDKGADALHKYTDTTAVWMKLDA
- a CDS encoding ABC transporter permease encodes the protein MAGLSAKARAFMMIATILPLMTSVVIRTFGWVILMGPSGPLAKIPGFLDLSQARQGLLGTELGVNIAMVQVLVPFAVLSVLGVINGIDGRLREASRTMGASFLGTFRHVVLPLALPGIVSGATLCFALSISSFITPNLIGGAQLPVIAGFIYHDATVSNDIPFAATQAVLILAVVVITIAATNRIANARMK
- the hisN gene encoding histidinol-phosphatase, which encodes MTSRTADLTLARRIADEADAITRARFGALDLKVDSKPDLTPVSDADLAVERAVRATLAAERPADAVLGEEFGGDAKFEGRQWVIDPIDGTKNFVRGVPVWASLIALLEDGVPVVGVVSAPALNRRWWAAAGEGAWASYDGGDPRRLSVSGVGELASSSLAFSSLSGWKDRGIREQFVDLTDDVWRIRGYGDFFSYCLLAEGTLEIAAEPEVSLWDLAPLDLLVREAGGRFTSLEGADGPHGGSAVATNGLLHDEVLARLR
- a CDS encoding DUF3830 family protein, whose protein sequence is MTDQKLFFEYENGPIAVATMHLDLAPKTCEALWNALAKPVTVDAMHAMYAGPEVMTGLPEEAQNFDPEAVPFENQQVIPGVGDVLWYYQRPMQMGGLPFEWYEVGVCYAPGVRTFGPLGWTPVNVFATVTEGLADFAKASADIRITGIKKLTIGRVV